The following are encoded in a window of Pseudomonas sp. JQ170C genomic DNA:
- a CDS encoding NAD(P)/FAD-dependent oxidoreductase: MANTPYPQSYYAASANPVPPRPALQEEVQTDVCVIGAGYTGLSSALFLLESGFSVTVLEAAKVGFGASGRNGGQIVNSYSRDIDVIERTVGPKQAQLLGQMAFEGGRIIRERVAKYNIQCDLKDGGVFAALTPKQMGHLESQKRLWERFGHTQLELMDQKRIREVVDCDQYLGGMLDMSGGHIHPLNLALGEAAAVESLGGKIYEQSPAVRIERGANPVVHTPQGKVRAKFIIVAGNAYLGNLVPELAAKSMPCGTQVITTEPLGEDLARQLLPQDYCVEDCNYLLDYYRLTGDKRLIFGGGVVYGARDPANIEAIIRPKMLKAFPQLKDVKIDYAWTGNFLLTLSRLPQVGRLGDNIYYSQGCSGHGVTYTHLAGKVLAEALRGQAERFDAFAELPHYPFPGGQMLRVPFSALGAWYYSLRDRLGF; encoded by the coding sequence ATGGCCAATACCCCCTACCCTCAGTCCTACTACGCCGCATCGGCCAATCCGGTACCGCCGCGCCCGGCGCTGCAGGAAGAGGTACAGACCGATGTCTGCGTGATCGGCGCCGGCTACACCGGTCTGTCCAGCGCTTTGTTCCTGCTGGAGAGTGGCTTCAGCGTGACCGTACTGGAAGCCGCCAAAGTCGGCTTCGGCGCCTCGGGCCGCAACGGTGGCCAGATCGTCAACAGTTATAGCCGTGACATCGACGTCATCGAGCGCACCGTCGGCCCCAAGCAGGCTCAACTGCTCGGCCAGATGGCCTTTGAAGGCGGTCGCATCATTCGTGAGCGCGTGGCCAAGTACAACATCCAGTGCGACCTTAAGGACGGCGGTGTCTTCGCAGCCCTGACCCCCAAGCAAATGGGCCACCTGGAGTCGCAGAAACGCCTGTGGGAACGCTTCGGCCACACCCAGCTGGAACTGATGGACCAGAAGCGCATCCGTGAAGTTGTCGATTGCGACCAGTACCTGGGCGGCATGCTCGACATGAGCGGCGGTCATATCCACCCGCTGAACCTGGCCCTGGGCGAAGCCGCCGCGGTCGAGTCGCTGGGCGGCAAGATCTACGAGCAATCCCCGGCCGTGCGCATCGAGCGTGGTGCCAACCCGGTGGTGCATACCCCGCAAGGTAAAGTGCGCGCCAAGTTCATCATCGTTGCCGGCAACGCCTACCTGGGCAACCTGGTGCCGGAACTGGCGGCCAAGTCCATGCCGTGCGGTACCCAGGTGATCACCACCGAGCCACTGGGCGAAGACCTCGCGCGCCAGCTGCTGCCACAGGACTACTGCGTCGAAGACTGCAACTACCTGCTCGACTACTACCGCCTGACTGGCGACAAGCGCCTGATCTTCGGCGGCGGCGTGGTGTACGGCGCACGTGATCCAGCCAATATCGAAGCGATCATTCGTCCGAAGATGCTCAAGGCCTTCCCGCAGCTCAAGGACGTGAAGATCGACTACGCCTGGACCGGCAACTTCCTGCTGACCCTGTCGCGCCTGCCGCAAGTGGGTCGCCTGGGCGACAACATCTACTACTCCCAGGGCTGCAGTGGCCACGGCGTCACCTACACCCACCTGGCGGGCAAGGTGCTGGCCGAAGCCCTGCGTGGCCAGGCCGAGCGTTTCGACGCCTTTGCCGAACTGCCGCACTACCCCTTCCCGGGCGGCCAGATGCTGCGCGTACCGTTCAGCGCCCTGGGCGCCTGGTACTACAGCCTGCGCGACCGCCTGGGCTTCTAA
- a CDS encoding GNAT family N-acetyltransferase, with the protein MKEASPAITLQRATEQHVQGLVALYSHPQVTRQVLQLPYPSAEIWRKRLGTENERLVPLVALHEGEVIGNCSLEQYARVRLGHSGGIGMAVAPAWQGQGVGSRLLQAVLEVADNWMGLQRVELTVYTDNQPALALYKRHGFDVEGQLLDYALRDGVLTDVYSMARLKRRGR; encoded by the coding sequence ATGAAGGAAGCATCCCCCGCCATTACCCTGCAGCGCGCCACCGAACAGCATGTTCAGGGCTTGGTCGCGCTGTACAGTCATCCGCAAGTCACTCGCCAGGTACTGCAATTGCCTTACCCGTCAGCTGAAATCTGGCGCAAGCGACTGGGCACAGAGAACGAACGCCTGGTGCCGCTGGTGGCCCTGCATGAAGGTGAAGTGATCGGCAACTGCTCGCTGGAACAGTATGCGCGCGTGCGCCTTGGTCACAGCGGTGGCATCGGCATGGCTGTGGCGCCCGCCTGGCAAGGGCAGGGCGTAGGTTCTCGGCTGTTGCAGGCGGTGCTTGAGGTGGCCGACAACTGGATGGGGTTGCAGCGCGTGGAGTTGACGGTGTACACCGACAATCAACCGGCGCTGGCCTTGTACAAGCGCCATGGCTTTGATGTCGAAGGACAATTGCTTGACTATGCTTTGCGTGACGGCGTGTTGACCGATGTCTACAGCATGGCGCGCCTTAAGCGGCGCGGGCGTTGA
- a CDS encoding TerC family protein: protein MEYLLELAASPTAWVALATLVAMEIVLGIDNLIFISILTNKLPEEFRSKARRIGISMALIMRLGLLSTVAWIVQLTEPVVDVFGHTFSWKDMILIAGGLFLLWKATKEIHESVDPRAQAEAKASSTITLGFAAAIGQILILDIVFSIDSIITAVGMTEHLPIMIIAVISAVIVMLVAADPLAKFINDNPTVVMLALGFLIMIGMTLIAEGFGAHVPKGYVYAAMAFSTLIEVLNIMSRRARLKREAAEG, encoded by the coding sequence ATGGAATACTTGTTGGAACTCGCTGCAAGCCCGACCGCCTGGGTAGCCCTGGCCACCCTGGTGGCCATGGAGATCGTGCTGGGCATCGATAACCTGATTTTCATCTCTATCCTGACCAACAAGCTGCCGGAGGAGTTTCGCTCCAAGGCGCGTCGCATCGGTATCAGCATGGCGTTGATCATGCGCCTGGGCCTGCTGAGTACCGTGGCCTGGATCGTCCAGCTGACCGAACCTGTGGTCGATGTGTTCGGCCATACCTTCTCTTGGAAGGACATGATCCTGATCGCCGGTGGCCTGTTCCTGCTGTGGAAGGCGACCAAGGAAATCCACGAGAGCGTCGATCCGCGCGCTCAGGCTGAAGCCAAGGCGTCCTCGACCATCACGCTGGGCTTTGCCGCTGCTATCGGGCAGATCCTGATCCTGGACATCGTCTTCTCGATCGACAGCATCATTACCGCCGTGGGCATGACCGAGCACCTGCCGATCATGATCATCGCTGTGATCAGCGCCGTTATCGTGATGCTGGTGGCGGCCGACCCGCTGGCCAAGTTCATCAACGATAACCCGACCGTGGTGATGCTGGCCCTGGGCTTCCTGATCATGATCGGCATGACCCTGATCGCCGAAGGCTTCGGCGCCCACGTACCGAAAGGCTATGTGTATGCGGCGATGGCGTTCTCGACGCTGATCGAAGTGCTGAACATCATGTCGCGCCGGGCGCGGTTGAAGCGTGAGGCAGCGGAGGGCTGA
- a CDS encoding DUF1654 domain-containing protein, translating into MRIQLNKERFVATTSAPASSYEQLGIRIQKIINSPTAQKARAALIFRLEHESPDDWATLLEEIAENDNVTLAYRDDGGVQIFWVVPKED; encoded by the coding sequence ATGCGCATACAGCTAAATAAGGAACGCTTCGTGGCCACCACCTCCGCACCTGCCAGCAGTTACGAACAACTGGGCATCCGCATCCAGAAAATCATCAACTCGCCCACTGCACAAAAAGCCCGGGCCGCCCTGATCTTCCGCCTGGAGCATGAGTCGCCCGATGACTGGGCTACGCTGCTCGAAGAAATCGCCGAAAACGACAACGTCACCCTCGCCTATCGCGACGACGGTGGCGTGCAGATTTTCTGGGTTGTGCCCAAGGAAGATTGA
- a CDS encoding PA2778 family cysteine peptidase — MIAPQGRALSAGHQHKRVFMLPLSFSCTSPRRLLAACALAVALVGCASQPPAPIKDGLAQRVEIGSVPFYRGNANQSAPMALAAMLSQQGVRITPGLLEQQLGLPQGVDKLQDSMQNVARQYGMVVYPLEPKLNALLAQVSAGNPVLLRYSEGSTFWAQPRYALMVGYDRYKQRVLLRSGNHRRMLMDFDDFTSAWSKEGSWAVLVQQPGQLPAQVDRNRWLKAANDLAQAGQEQAARQAVSALGQ; from the coding sequence ATGATCGCACCCCAGGGCCGGGCGCTGTCTGCCGGGCATCAGCACAAGCGAGTGTTCATGCTGCCACTGTCTTTCTCCTGTACTTCCCCGCGTCGCCTGTTGGCGGCCTGTGCCCTGGCTGTTGCGCTGGTTGGCTGCGCCAGTCAGCCGCCGGCCCCGATCAAGGACGGTTTGGCGCAGCGCGTCGAAATCGGCTCGGTGCCGTTCTACCGCGGCAATGCCAACCAGAGCGCGCCCATGGCGCTGGCGGCCATGCTGTCGCAGCAGGGGGTGCGGATTACGCCAGGTTTGCTCGAACAGCAATTGGGCCTGCCCCAGGGCGTGGACAAGCTGCAGGACTCGATGCAGAACGTCGCCCGTCAATACGGCATGGTGGTTTATCCGCTTGAGCCGAAACTCAACGCTTTGCTGGCCCAGGTGTCGGCCGGCAATCCGGTGTTGCTGCGCTATTCCGAGGGTTCGACGTTCTGGGCCCAGCCGCGCTATGCCTTGATGGTCGGTTACGACCGCTACAAGCAGCGCGTACTGCTGCGCTCCGGTAATCACCGGCGCATGCTGATGGACTTCGACGACTTCACGTCGGCGTGGAGTAAAGAGGGGAGTTGGGCGGTGCTGGTGCAGCAGCCGGGCCAATTGCCGGCCCAGGTCGATCGCAATCGTTGGCTCAAAGCGGCCAATGACCTGGCCCAGGCGGGCCAGGAACAAGCGGCCCGGCAGGCCGTCAGCGCCCTGGGGCAGTGA
- a CDS encoding SPOR domain-containing protein, producing the protein MRKVAMVMAVLALAGCENEIEGVHNQIAEQLPNPKTAKFANVRTDTQGDICGQVRTKDDTGTFLPYRSYVAIKKTDGYEIILADKGSNLRIREICGGADLQRRADALADQPAPEGWDVEIVQGPNMGALSDMTARLIEKQIPSSVAYRDGKPVVLLGPFATKAEAESRQDDVMTRLGTDSVIIQHGATR; encoded by the coding sequence GTGCGCAAAGTGGCGATGGTAATGGCAGTTCTGGCGCTGGCCGGCTGTGAAAATGAAATCGAAGGCGTACACAATCAGATTGCCGAACAGCTGCCAAACCCCAAGACAGCCAAGTTCGCCAACGTGCGGACCGACACCCAGGGCGACATCTGTGGCCAGGTTCGTACCAAAGACGATACCGGCACGTTCCTGCCGTACCGCAGCTATGTGGCGATCAAGAAAACCGACGGCTACGAGATTATTCTCGCCGACAAGGGCAGCAATCTGCGCATTCGCGAAATCTGCGGCGGTGCCGATCTGCAGCGCCGTGCCGACGCCCTGGCTGACCAGCCAGCCCCTGAAGGCTGGGATGTCGAGATCGTCCAGGGCCCTAACATGGGCGCCTTGAGCGACATGACCGCTCGCCTGATCGAGAAGCAGATCCCGTCTTCAGTCGCCTACCGTGACGGCAAGCCGGTGGTGCTGCTCGGCCCGTTCGCGACCAAGGCCGAGGCCGAATCCCGGCAAGACGACGTGATGACGCGCCTGGGTACCGACTCGGTGATCATCCAGCACGGTGCGACGCGCTAG
- a CDS encoding GTP pyrophosphokinase, producing MSTLERAIAVAAKAHEGQHDKGGAAYILHPLRVMLRVSTAEQRIVAVLHDVLEDSPMTLSDLAREGFALKILAAVQALSRRDNESYEAFVIRLGGDPLARVVKLADLADNSDLSRIAIPGPEDMARLARYQQASAYLQALA from the coding sequence ATGTCGACGTTGGAACGGGCCATTGCGGTAGCGGCAAAGGCGCACGAGGGGCAGCACGACAAGGGCGGCGCTGCATATATTCTGCACCCATTGCGGGTGATGTTGAGGGTGTCGACCGCAGAGCAGCGCATCGTCGCGGTGTTGCACGATGTGCTCGAGGATTCACCCATGACCTTGTCGGACCTTGCCCGGGAAGGTTTTGCTCTGAAGATCCTGGCGGCGGTGCAGGCGCTGAGTCGGCGCGATAACGAAAGCTACGAGGCCTTCGTCATCCGCCTGGGTGGTGACCCGCTGGCGCGGGTGGTCAAGCTGGCAGACCTTGCCGACAACAGTGACCTGTCGCGTATCGCCATTCCCGGCCCTGAAGACATGGCGCGCCTGGCCCGTTACCAGCAGGCCAGCGCTTACCTGCAGGCACTGGCCTGA
- a CDS encoding endonuclease I family protein, whose product MRVSFFAVACLLLSITTAHADAPRTFSEAKKVAWRLYAPQSTEFYCGCKYNGNKVDLAACGYVPRKNANRASRIEWEHIVPAWQIGHQRQCWQDGGRKNCARNDKVFQRAEADLHNLVPSIGEVNGDRSNFSFGWLPEQRGQYGSCLTQVDFKAKKVMPRPSIRGMIARTYFYMSKQYNLKLSKQDRQLYEAWNRTYPPQAWERQRNQRVACVMGRGNDFVGPVNLSACG is encoded by the coding sequence ATGAGAGTTTCGTTTTTTGCAGTCGCTTGCCTGCTGTTGAGTATCACCACCGCCCATGCCGACGCACCGCGCACCTTCAGCGAAGCCAAGAAGGTTGCCTGGCGCCTGTATGCGCCGCAGTCCACCGAGTTCTACTGCGGCTGCAAGTACAACGGCAACAAGGTCGACCTCGCAGCCTGCGGTTATGTACCCCGCAAGAACGCCAACCGCGCCTCTCGCATCGAGTGGGAGCACATCGTCCCCGCCTGGCAGATCGGCCACCAACGCCAATGCTGGCAGGACGGCGGGCGCAAGAACTGTGCGCGTAACGACAAGGTGTTCCAGCGCGCCGAAGCCGACCTGCACAACCTGGTGCCAAGCATCGGCGAGGTGAACGGGGATCGCAGCAACTTCAGCTTCGGCTGGCTGCCCGAGCAGCGCGGGCAATACGGTTCGTGCCTGACCCAGGTGGACTTCAAGGCCAAGAAGGTCATGCCACGCCCGTCGATTCGCGGGATGATCGCACGCACCTACTTTTATATGAGCAAGCAGTACAACCTGAAACTGTCCAAGCAGGACCGCCAGCTGTACGAGGCCTGGAACAGGACCTACCCGCCGCAAGCCTGGGAACGCCAGCGCAATCAGCGGGTAGCCTGTGTGATGGGCCGGGGGAATGACTTTGTCGGCCCGGTGAACCTCAGCGCGTGCGGCTGA